DNA sequence from the Cohnella herbarum genome:
ACGGTTCCGCCGTTCGTGTAGTTGTATTGCTGCACGAGGAAGGCCGCGTGCGGGTTGCCATCGTTGTTGATGCCGTTATTCTGGAAAACGTTGTTGATCAGACTCGTATTGACGTTCTCGACGCCTCCGCTCCATTGGGGATTGCGATACACCATCACGGCTTCGTCCGCATTGTCGTGGATGTAGCTATTTTGCACGGTGACGTTTTTGTTCAGTCCCTCGTAATCGATGCCGTTCGGCGATTGGGTATAGCCCACTTCCACGTTGTCCGCCACGAAGTTTTCCACGGCGTTGAATTGCAAGCCCGCCGTACCCCACGCCATGCCGCTTATGCCGGAGTTGAGGATGACGCTATCCTTCAGCAGGCCGACCGGCGTTCCGGCGTAACCGACGTTAATGCCCGTCAACTGAATGCCCTCCCGATACGATTCGTTCGCATGGATGCCTTCGATCGATACATTGTCGGCTTTGCGGATTTCCAGCGGCCCGTCCGTCCGTTCGATCGTGACATTTTTGACCGTGACGTTCTTCAGACGTTGATTGGAGGGGGACGATTCGTCCAAATGGGTGTAGATGCCTACCGAATAAGACATGATCTGCAGGGAGGAAAGCCGATTATCGGCGGAAGGAAAGGGGTTCATCGGCCATTTGACGATGTCGTGGATGTAGCAGTCCTCGATCCATAACCCGTCACGCGAGCCGTTAGTATCGTTAACATAGACGATGCCGCTCTTGGCATAGCCGATCTCGAGTCCGGAGATTTTCCAACCGGCCGCATTGTGAAGATAGATGGCGTAGAGCAAACCGTTCGCGGCGAGATCGGTCGGATTGGCGGCGGGAATCGCTGCCACGGAAGTATAAGGTGTAATGATGGGCTTGGCAGTTCCCGTTCCATACGAGGAGAGCGAGATCCAGTTGGATGAAGTGCCGTTGCCGTTTAGATATAATGTTTCCCCGGTCCATGCGTCGCCCTTCTTAAGCAGAATGGAATCGCCGGCTCCGAAGGTCCGGGAGGAAACTTTGCCGAGCGTCTTCCACGGAGTGCTGGCGCTAAGCCCGTCATTCGAATCGTTGCCCGAGGAATAACTGACGTAATACGTCTGCGATGAAGCATACGCAGTGGGAAGGTCGGCAAGTCGAGGTGAGGTAAGCAGCAGTACAAGCGCGAAACAGATTGCCCTACGCCAAAACCTTGAATTCATAAATACAGCTCCTCTTTCAAGTTGGCGGCCGTCATGCTTATAATTAGGCCGCTCTTGCTGCGAATTATAGCGGAGAAAATCGGAAGGAAGATATGGATAATCGTTCGGGAGCTATGGAATTTTAGACTAAGAAGGCGTTAATCTCCGCTTGCGGCGCTGCGCGACCGGAAATCGCTCGGGCTCATGCCGATGACCGTCGTGAACACGCGGCTAAAGTAGTTTTGGTCGGGGTAACCGACCATCTCGGCGATCTCCTTGTTACGCATGCGGGGGTAGGAACGCATGAGATCCTGAGCTTTGCGCATGCGATAAGAAGTTACGTACTCGACGAACGACTTGCCCGTATAATCCCGGAATAGGTTGCAAAGCAGCGTCTTGGAGACGTGGAATCGCTCGGTCAGCAGCGGAAGAGAAAGCGGTTGGCCGATATGCGAGGCGATATAAGTCTCGATTCGGGCGAACAGCCGACTGAAGTCCCCGCTTTCTTGTTCGGCCTCGTCCCATTCGAAGACGAGCGCCAGCATGGAAAGGAACCCTTCGGCGAGTTCCGGCAATGATCGAGCCGTCTGCAGAAGTTCGTCGATGCGCGCATCCCCGTCCTTAGGCTCCAGTTGGCTCGAACCGCCGTTATGACGCTCGATTACGGAGACGATTTCCTTCATCCGTTTGCCGATGGCTTTCATGGGATAACTGCCGTTCTCCCAGCTCCGAAACAGTCCGCGAATGAACGCGGCCGCTCCGGAAGTGTTGCGCGCGGCCAACAGCTTGTCCAGCTTTGCCCGTTCGATGTCCGAATAAGGGGCGGCCAAAGGCGCGCTAAGGGCGGACAATGCGAAATACGTCGGCTTGCCGATAACGATTCTATCGGTAAGAGCGGTCCGCAGAGTAGGGACGAGACGGTTCAGCGTTAGAATATCGGCAAAGGCATCGCTGTAAACGATGGACGGTCTAATGCCGTCGCCGGCGTAATGGGCGGAGACGGTTGCCAGAATGGCGGACATGTCGTGCCCGTTCGCGTCGGTCAGGGCGAGTACGATCAGCCGCGACCTCCCGTCGTCGAGCGGAATGATCCAGGAAGGCTGCCCGGCTAACAACGGGCTTAAAGCCCGTTGCAGCACCTCGTTGTCCTCTTCGATATTAGGCGCCAGCACCGGATATTCGTATACGGATTCCCTATTGCGTACGAACAGCGCGCGATAATAAGGATGGGGCAGCGCCCGGAGCGCGGCTTGAACCGTGGATTCCTCCAATTGGGGAGTAGCCAACACCGCCAGCAGACAGTCCCTGGCCATCTTGTCGCTACGGCTGCGGAATTGCAGCGAAAGCTTGTCCAGAATCGCTTTTAACGCTTGCATGTCGATCGGTTTGAGCATATATTCGGAGACGTTGACGCGCATCGCTTCGCGCAAATAATCGAAGGAAGGATAGGCGCTTACGATGACGACGGGGAGCTCCGGATAACGTTGGCGGATGGCCTTAGCCAGCTCGATGCCGTCGAGCGCGCTCATGCGGATATCCGTGAATACCGCATCGGGCTTATCCTTGGAGATAAATTCCAGCGCTTCGCGGCCGTCGTAACATTCGCCGGCGATGGCGATTTCGATCCCCGACTCGGAGCCGGCGATCGCCAGCTTTTTCTTGAATTGCTCGATGTAGAAAGGTTCGTCGTCTACAATCAGGATTCTCATGTGAAGTCACCTACCCGTTGATTAATCCCCGCATTGTAATTTCCGCTCCGCCGTCCGGATGGTTGCCGATCTCTACCTGAAGCTTGCTTCGGAACATGAGCTTGAGCCGGACGATCGTGCTGGTCAGGCCCATGCCTCCCATTCCCAGCTTTATCGTATCGAAGTCGGAATTCAAATGCTCGAGCGCCTTCTGAACTTTGAACCGCACCTCTTCCAACCTTTCCGGGCCGAAACCCGCTCCGTTGTCCCGGAAGCGGATTTCCCACTGTTCGCCGACAAGACGTCCCGTCGCTTCGATATGAAGCGGGTGAGGAATGCCTGCGAAGCCGTGGTTGATGGCATTTTCCGAAAGCGGCTGGATAATAAGCTTCGGCACCATCATGTGCAACATATTTTGATCGAAGTCGAAGGAGTAAGTTAGTCTATGCATGTAACGCGTCTTCATTAGTTCCAAATAACGCATCGAGAAGGACACTTCCGTATCCAAAGTCGTGACCGGCGAATCCGTGGAAATCGAATAGCGCATGAATTCGGACAAGCTGCGAGAAATCGTCCGTACTTGGGGGAGTTCCCCGTTCTCGGCGGACTCTTGAATGATGCCGAGCATATTAAACAGGAAATGCGGATTAATCTGCGCTTGAAGCGTATCGAACTGGGATTGCAGCTGTGTCATGCGGAACTGCACGATTTGTTCGAGGGAATGCTGCAGTCGGGAATTCATATTGCGGAAGGACCTGTTGATCCGCTCTATCTCGTTGACCTTGTATTTGTTGTCGATATTGAGCTTCTTGTCTTCCAGATCGATAGAGTCGATCGCTTCTTTTAATTTGACTAACGGTTGGGTAAGCAGTCTGGACAAGTAATAGTATACGAGCAGGGAGAACACGACAAGCACGAATAGAGTGGCTACAGCGAAATTGCGGAAAAGAACGAGTTCGGACAGGACGACGCGGCGAGGAACGGTCAGGGAGATCGTCAGATTCGCGGATTCGATATTTTTCCGGAAAACGTACGCGTTCCGCTGTGGCTGAGAGGCATTGCCCGCCGCGCTGTCGAAAAGCACGTGATCGCCGTCCGACAAAGCGAGGACGGCTCCCGATATCGAACGAATTTGGTCGAGAGGCAGCATGTCTCCCGCGCGAATCTGCATTTCGATGACCGCGATTTTATCCTGCCTCGGATTAAGCAATCGGCTGAAGCTGAAAACCGGCGAGGCATCGCTGCTTGCCCATCGGTCGCGATCCGCATATCGGACAACCGTCTCTCCGGCGGATTGCCGGATTTCCTGTAATTCGGAAGAGTCAGGATAAGCCTTCGCGACGGGCATTTGAGCTTTCGGATTGGAATAGACGGCATCGCGGGAAGTAAAAATCGTAAGCCGATGAATGTCGTTGTATATAGAAGTGACGAGACCTAGCAGACTGTAGACGGCTTGCACGGATTCGATTTCGTCGAAGGAGCCCTTATCGTTTTGTAGAATTTCCAAGTGCTGAATAACGGTGCGGTTGTTCGAATCCGTACTCAAGTAAAGCTGTTTGCTGATATTGTCGAATTCCTTCAGGCTGGCGTCCAGCTTCTCGGCAACGTTTCCGACCGTCTCGTTCATCGTGTTGAGGGCGTTTTTCTCGATTCCGCGCTTGAGATAAATATAAGTGGGAACGCTTGCAAGAATGATAATCAGAACG
Encoded proteins:
- a CDS encoding sensor histidine kinase; this encodes MQIRLFFFYSLVFVLIIILASVPTYIYLKRGIEKNALNTMNETVGNVAEKLDASLKEFDNISKQLYLSTDSNNRTVIQHLEILQNDKGSFDEIESVQAVYSLLGLVTSIYNDIHRLTIFTSRDAVYSNPKAQMPVAKAYPDSSELQEIRQSAGETVVRYADRDRWASSDASPVFSFSRLLNPRQDKIAVIEMQIRAGDMLPLDQIRSISGAVLALSDGDHVLFDSAAGNASQPQRNAYVFRKNIESANLTISLTVPRRVVLSELVLFRNFAVATLFVLVVFSLLVYYYLSRLLTQPLVKLKEAIDSIDLEDKKLNIDNKYKVNEIERINRSFRNMNSRLQHSLEQIVQFRMTQLQSQFDTLQAQINPHFLFNMLGIIQESAENGELPQVRTISRSLSEFMRYSISTDSPVTTLDTEVSFSMRYLELMKTRYMHRLTYSFDFDQNMLHMMVPKLIIQPLSENAINHGFAGIPHPLHIEATGRLVGEQWEIRFRDNGAGFGPERLEEVRFKVQKALEHLNSDFDTIKLGMGGMGLTSTIVRLKLMFRSKLQVEIGNHPDGGAEITMRGLING
- a CDS encoding response regulator transcription factor, with translation MRILIVDDEPFYIEQFKKKLAIAGSESGIEIAIAGECYDGREALEFISKDKPDAVFTDIRMSALDGIELAKAIRQRYPELPVVIVSAYPSFDYLREAMRVNVSEYMLKPIDMQALKAILDKLSLQFRSRSDKMARDCLLAVLATPQLEESTVQAALRALPHPYYRALFVRNRESVYEYPVLAPNIEEDNEVLQRALSPLLAGQPSWIIPLDDGRSRLIVLALTDANGHDMSAILATVSAHYAGDGIRPSIVYSDAFADILTLNRLVPTLRTALTDRIVIGKPTYFALSALSAPLAAPYSDIERAKLDKLLAARNTSGAAAFIRGLFRSWENGSYPMKAIGKRMKEIVSVIERHNGGSSQLEPKDGDARIDELLQTARSLPELAEGFLSMLALVFEWDEAEQESGDFSRLFARIETYIASHIGQPLSLPLLTERFHVSKTLLCNLFRDYTGKSFVEYVTSYRMRKAQDLMRSYPRMRNKEIAEMVGYPDQNYFSRVFTTVIGMSPSDFRSRSAASGD